A stretch of Canis lupus familiaris isolate Mischka breed German Shepherd chromosome 11, alternate assembly UU_Cfam_GSD_1.0, whole genome shotgun sequence DNA encodes these proteins:
- the TRIM32 gene encoding E3 ubiquitin-protein ligase TRIM32: MATAAAAASHLNLDALREVLECPICMESFTEEQLRPKLLHCGHTICRQCLEKLLASSINGVRCPFCSKITRITSLTQLTDNLTVLKIIDTAGLSEAVGLLMCRSCGRRLPRQFCRSCGVVLCEPCREADHQPPSHCTLPVKEAAEERRQDFGEKLARLRELMGELQRRKVALEGVSKDLQARYKAVLQEYGHEERRVQEELARSRKFFTGSLAEVEKSNSQVVEEQSYLLNIAEVQAVSRCDYFLAKIKQADVALLEETADEEEPELTASLPRELTLQDVELLKVGHVGPLQIGQAVKKPRTVNMEDSWAMEAAASAASTSVTFREMDMSPEEVAASPRASPAKQRGAEPAANMQQCLFLKKMGAKGSTPGMFNLPVSLYVTSQGEVLVADRGNYRIQVFTRKGFLKEIRRSPSGIDSFVLSFLGADLPNLTPLSVAMNCQGLIGVTDSYDNSLKVYTLDGHCVACHRSQLSKPWGITALPSGQFVVTDVEGGKLWCFTVDRGAGVVKYSCLCSAVRPKFVTCDAEGTVYFTQGLGLNLENRQNEHHLEGGFSIGSVGPDGQLGRQISHFFSENEDFRCIAGMCVDARGDLIVADSSRKEILHFPKGGGYSVLIREGLTCPVGIALTPKGQLLVLDCWDHCIKIYSYHLRRYSTP, from the coding sequence ATGGCCACCGCGGCAGCAGCAGCGTCTCACCTGAACCTGGACGCCCTCCGGGAAGTGCTGGAATGCCCCATCTGCATGGAGTCCTTCACAGAGGAGCAGTTGCGGCCCAAGCTCCTGCACTGTGGCCATACCATCTGCCGCCAGTGCCTGGAGAAGCTCCTGGCCAGTAGCATCAATGGTGTCCGCTGTCCCTTTTGCAGCAAGATTACCCGCATCACCAGCCTCACCCAGCTGACAGACAACCTGACGGTGCTGAAGATCATTGACACCGCTGGGCTGAGTGAGGCTGTGGGGCTGCTCATGTGCCGGTCCTGTGGGCGGCGGCTGCCCAGGCAGTTCTGCAGGAGCTGCGGTGTGGTGCTGTGTGAGCCCTGTCGGGAGGCGGACCACCAGCCCCCCAGCCACTGTACACTCCCTGTCAAAGAGGCAGCTGAGGAGCGGCGTCAGGACTTCGGAGAGAAGCTGGCCCGTCTGCGGGAGCTGATGGGGGAGCTGCAGCGGCGGAAGGTGGCCTTGGAAGGGGTCTCCAAGGACCTTCAGGCAAGGTATAAAGCGGTTCTCCAGGAGTATGGGCACGAGGAGCGCAGGGTCCAGGAAGAGCTGGCTCGCTCTCGCAAGTTCTTCACAGGCTCTTTGGCTGAGGTTGAGAAGTCCAACAGCCAAGTGGTAGAGGAGCAGAGTTACCTGCTTAACATTGCAGAGGTGCAGGCGGTGTCTCGCTGTGACTACTTCCTGGCCAAGATCAAGCAGGCCGATGTAGCACTACTGGAGGAGACAGCGGATGAGGAGGAGCCGGAGCTCACGGCCAGCCTGCCCCGGGAGCTCACCCTACAGGATGTGGAGCTGCTTAAGGTGGGCCATGTCGGCCCCCTCCAAATCGGGCAGGCTGTTAAAAAGCCCCGGACAGTCAACATGGAAGATTCCTGGGCCATGGAGGCTGCAGCCTCTGCTGCCTCTACCTCCGTTACGTTCAGAGAGATGGACATGAGCCCCGAGGAAGTGGCTGCCAGCCCCCGGGCCTCACCTGCTAAGCAGCGGGGTGCCGAGCCAGCCGCCAATATGCAGCAGTGCCTCTTCCTCAAGAAGATGGGGGCCAAGGGCAGCACTCCAGGCATGTTCAACCTTCCGGTCAGTCTCTACGTGACCAGTCAAGGCGAGGTGCTGGTTGCTGACCGGGGCAACTACCGTATACAAGTCTTTACTCGGAAAGGCTTTTTGAAGGAGATCCGCCGCAGCCCTAGTGGCATCGACAGCTTCGTGCTGAGCTTCCTTGGCGCCGATCTGCCCAATCTCACTCCTCTCTCAGTGGCCATGAACTGCCAAGGACTGATCGGTGTAACCGACAGctatgacaactccctcaaggTGTATACCCTGGATGGCCACTGCGTGGCCTGTCACAGGAGCCAGCTGAGCAAACCCTGGGGCATCACGGCCCTTCCGTCCGGCCAGTTTGTGGTAACTGACGTGGAGGGCGGAAAGCTCTGGTGCTTCACCGTTGACCGAGGAGCAGGGGTGGTCAAATACAGCTGCCTCTGTAGCGCCGTGCGGCCCAAGTTTGTCACCTGTGACGCGGAGGGCACCGTCTACTTCACCCAGGGCTTGGGCCTCAATCTGGAGAATCGGCAGAATGAGCACCACCTGGAGGGCGGCTTCTCCATCGGCTCCGTGGGCCCCGATGGCCAGCTGGGTCGCCAGATCAGCCACTTCTTCTCAGAGAATGAGGATTTCCGCTGCATCGCCGGCATGTGTGTGGATGCTCGTGGTGACCTCATCGTGGCTGACAGTAGTCGAAAGGAAATTCTCCACTTTCCCAAGGGTGGGGGCTATAGCGTCCTCATTCGAGAGGGGCTCACGTGTCCGGTGGGCATCGCCCTCACTCCTAAAGGGCAGCTCCTGGTCTTGGACTGTTGGGATCACTGCATCAAGATTTACAGCTACCATCTGAGAAGATACTCTACCCCTTAG